One segment of Thermodesulfovibrio sp. 3907-1M DNA contains the following:
- a CDS encoding molybdopterin-dependent oxidoreductase, which produces MTITRRDFLKIAAATGGVAVAGTSVVTSVLGLGKKPVSLPQYVPTTCEMCFWRCGVIAKVVDGKVVKLDGNPLHPNSRGKLCARGHGGIGLLYDPDRLKTPLINTGKRGEAKFKKVSWDEALGFVADKMQKIKEQYGAESIALLTHGTVSTYFMHLLQAFGSPNFAMPSFALCRGARGVAFEVTFGEDVGNPERLDLKNSKVVVLIGSHLGENAHNSQCQEFAEAVGRGATVIVVDPRFSTAAGKAKYWLPIKPGTDLALLLSWINLIIQEELYDKEYVAKYTVGFNEVASSVKQYTPEWAEKETEIPTSLIVETARIIGKNKPHVLIHPGRHTAWYSDNVQRQRAVAILTALLGAYGRPGGIYLTPKKKLEPVFLSENNYPEPQKPAINKGNYPFAGEEGVTHEIVRATLTEQPYPIKAWFITGTNIMKAMPDQRQTLQAVQKLDLLVAVDMMPYDGVMLADVVLPECTYLERHDDLFTVKERAFGVSIRQPVIQPMYDTKPGWWIAKELGKKLDLENYFPWNTFEDFLKIKAQAWGIDYSELAKKGYIDFPESAKPYILPGEDFKFKTPSGKIELYSKELKENGFDPVPRYTKHEQPPEGWFRLIYGRAPVHTFSRTTNNPSLWELMEENVAWINAKVAKRLGVKQGDYIVLVNQDGVKSNKVRAKVTERIRPDCIYLVHGFGSTSKLLRKAYLRGADDQQLITRYAIDQISGSVGMRVNFVKITKEV; this is translated from the coding sequence ATGACCATTACCCGAAGAGATTTTCTCAAAATTGCAGCTGCAACAGGTGGAGTAGCTGTAGCTGGAACTTCAGTTGTAACCTCTGTTTTAGGTCTTGGTAAAAAGCCTGTCTCATTACCTCAATATGTTCCCACTACATGCGAGATGTGTTTCTGGCGGTGTGGCGTAATTGCTAAGGTTGTGGATGGTAAAGTAGTAAAACTTGATGGAAACCCTCTTCATCCAAACTCTCGGGGGAAATTATGTGCAAGAGGTCATGGTGGAATAGGGCTCCTTTATGATCCAGACAGATTAAAAACACCTCTTATCAACACAGGCAAAAGAGGAGAGGCAAAGTTTAAAAAGGTTTCATGGGATGAAGCACTTGGATTTGTGGCAGATAAAATGCAGAAAATTAAAGAACAGTATGGAGCAGAATCAATAGCCTTACTTACACATGGAACAGTATCAACTTACTTTATGCATCTTCTTCAGGCTTTTGGCTCTCCTAATTTTGCAATGCCTTCCTTTGCACTTTGCAGAGGTGCTCGTGGTGTAGCCTTTGAAGTTACCTTTGGAGAAGATGTTGGCAATCCTGAAAGACTTGATCTAAAGAACAGCAAAGTAGTTGTCTTGATAGGTAGCCATCTTGGTGAGAACGCTCATAACTCCCAGTGTCAGGAATTTGCAGAAGCAGTTGGTAGAGGTGCTACTGTTATAGTTGTTGATCCGAGATTTTCAACAGCAGCTGGTAAGGCAAAATACTGGTTACCAATAAAGCCTGGTACTGATCTGGCTCTTTTACTTTCATGGATAAACTTAATAATTCAGGAAGAACTTTATGATAAAGAGTATGTAGCAAAATACACTGTAGGTTTTAATGAAGTTGCCAGTTCAGTAAAACAGTATACGCCAGAATGGGCTGAAAAGGAAACGGAGATTCCAACCAGTTTAATTGTTGAAACAGCAAGAATAATTGGGAAAAATAAACCTCATGTTTTGATACATCCTGGAAGACACACTGCTTGGTATTCAGACAACGTTCAGCGTCAGCGTGCTGTTGCCATATTAACAGCACTTCTTGGAGCTTATGGAAGACCTGGTGGAATTTATCTCACTCCAAAGAAAAAGCTTGAGCCGGTGTTTCTCTCAGAGAATAATTATCCAGAGCCGCAAAAGCCTGCAATAAACAAGGGCAATTATCCTTTTGCAGGTGAAGAAGGAGTAACCCACGAAATTGTTAGAGCTACCTTGACAGAACAACCATATCCAATCAAAGCATGGTTTATAACAGGAACTAACATAATGAAAGCAATGCCAGATCAAAGACAGACACTGCAAGCTGTTCAAAAACTTGATCTTCTTGTGGCTGTTGACATGATGCCCTATGATGGAGTGATGCTTGCTGATGTAGTGTTACCTGAATGCACCTATCTTGAGCGACATGATGATTTATTCACTGTTAAGGAAAGAGCCTTTGGAGTTTCAATTCGCCAGCCTGTCATTCAGCCCATGTATGATACCAAGCCAGGATGGTGGATAGCTAAAGAACTCGGTAAAAAGCTCGATCTTGAGAATTACTTTCCGTGGAATACCTTTGAGGATTTTTTAAAAATCAAGGCTCAAGCCTGGGGAATTGATTATTCTGAACTTGCTAAAAAGGGATATATTGATTTTCCAGAGAGTGCTAAACCCTACATCTTACCGGGTGAGGACTTTAAATTTAAAACACCCTCAGGCAAGATAGAGCTTTACAGTAAAGAGCTTAAGGAAAATGGTTTTGACCCTGTCCCGAGATACACAAAGCATGAACAGCCACCAGAAGGATGGTTCAGACTTATCTATGGAAGGGCACCAGTTCATACTTTTTCAAGGACAACCAATAATCCTTCTTTATGGGAACTCATGGAAGAAAATGTTGCATGGATTAATGCAAAGGTGGCAAAAAGGCTTGGAGTTAAACAGGGTGACTACATTGTTCTTGTAAATCAGGACGGAGTAAAGAGTAATAAAGTAAGAGCAAAAGTAACAGAACGAATAAGACCAGACTGTATCTATCTTGTCCATGGATTTGGTTCAACATCTAAACTTTTAAGGAAAGCATACCTCAGAGGAGCTGATGATCAGCAGTTAATTACAAGGTATGCCATAGACCAGATTTCAGGAAGTGTTGGGATGAGGGTTAATTTTGTGAAGATTACAAAGGAGGTTTAG
- a CDS encoding 4Fe-4S dicluster domain-containing protein, producing the protein MPKYVMVIDVERCIGCMACVIACKKENGVADGYFRTRVVEEVRGEFPNLRMELRSELCNHCENAPCIDACPTRASHRAKDGTVQIDKKKCIGCKACILACPYDARYSTPEGVADKCTFCEHRLKEGRKPACVETCLGKSRIFGDLDDPNSEVSQLLKKHEATVRLEFAGTSPRVFYINKKFAGGL; encoded by the coding sequence ATGCCAAAATATGTAATGGTTATAGATGTGGAAAGATGTATTGGATGTATGGCATGTGTGATTGCCTGTAAAAAGGAAAACGGTGTTGCAGATGGATATTTTAGAACACGGGTGGTTGAAGAAGTGAGAGGCGAATTCCCGAATTTAAGAATGGAACTGAGGTCAGAGCTTTGCAATCACTGCGAAAATGCACCATGCATAGATGCCTGCCCTACAAGAGCATCCCACAGAGCAAAGGATGGAACAGTTCAGATTGACAAAAAAAAATGCATTGGCTGCAAGGCATGCATTTTAGCCTGTCCCTATGATGCAAGATACTCAACTCCTGAAGGAGTGGCTGATAAATGTACGTTTTGTGAGCACAGACTTAAAGAAGGCAGAAAACCAGCCTGTGTTGAAACCTGCCTTGGAAAATCAAGAATCTTTGGAGACCTTGATGATCCAAATAGTGAGGTATCACAGCTTTTAAAAAAACATGAAGCTACTGTCAGGCTTGAATTTGCTGGCACATCACCAAGGGTGTTTTACATTAATAAAAAATTTGCAGGAGGTTTATGA
- the nrfD gene encoding NrfD/PsrC family molybdoenzyme membrane anchor subunit, with the protein MMIELSITGTNAITFPHLEVWDWRIVFYLFLGGLSAGILVMCSIANLRIPKQPVEELAQCVRAPLIAFIVLAVGALFIILDLGSPLHLVWGYLTFQPLSLMSWGTWGVPAVLFANALYILAVIPKEQRHRLKLPLLIKLSEKLALRMRPIAKLNFALGIFLGIYTGVLLSSFAAIPLWNNATLPILFLVSALSSGAAMVVIIAKKAEIKFLFTKIDIWLIVAELVVIALFFYGLYTSTAPYKKAIAPFFSLTSEHFIFTLALIAIFLLLPLALRIKLGELKEFEDGLHAEFTKAQIFRMNFAAILVIAGTLILRAAIVYAGQLTKLSAY; encoded by the coding sequence ATGATGATAGAGTTGAGCATTACAGGAACAAACGCAATAACATTTCCCCATCTGGAGGTCTGGGACTGGAGAATTGTTTTTTATCTTTTTCTTGGAGGTCTTTCTGCTGGAATACTTGTAATGTGTTCAATTGCAAACCTCAGAATTCCAAAGCAACCTGTGGAAGAGCTTGCGCAATGCGTTAGAGCTCCTTTAATTGCATTTATTGTGCTTGCAGTTGGTGCTTTATTCATAATTCTTGACCTTGGTTCACCCTTGCATCTTGTATGGGGCTATTTAACCTTTCAGCCTCTCTCTTTAATGTCCTGGGGTACATGGGGAGTACCAGCTGTGCTTTTTGCCAATGCTCTTTATATACTGGCTGTGATTCCTAAAGAGCAAAGACATAGACTTAAACTTCCATTACTTATTAAGCTTTCTGAAAAACTTGCTCTTAGAATGAGACCCATAGCAAAATTAAATTTTGCTTTAGGAATATTTCTTGGAATATACACCGGTGTGCTTTTAAGCTCCTTTGCAGCAATTCCTTTATGGAATAATGCAACACTGCCGATTCTGTTTCTCGTATCAGCTCTCTCTTCTGGTGCAGCAATGGTTGTTATAATAGCTAAAAAGGCTGAGATAAAATTTTTATTTACGAAGATTGATATATGGTTAATAGTTGCAGAACTTGTTGTGATAGCTTTGTTTTTCTATGGACTTTATACTTCCACTGCACCTTATAAAAAAGCTATTGCGCCATTTTTCTCTCTTACAAGTGAACACTTTATCTTTACACTTGCCTTGATCGCCATATTTTTACTGCTTCCTTTAGCATTAAGAATTAAACTTGGTGAGTTAAAGGAGTTTGAAGATGGTTTGCATGCAGAGTTTACAAAAGCTCAGATTTTCAGGATGAACTTTGCAGCTATTCTCGTGATCGCTGGGACATTGATTTTAAGGGCAGCAATAGTATATGCTGGACAGTTAACAAAACTGTCAGCTTATTGA